The DNA sequence GGGCGCAGGAGCTGCTCGACTTCGTCGGGCTCAGCACGGTCACCGACCATCTCGCCCGCAACCTCTCCTACGGTGACCAGCGCCGGCTGGAGATCGCCCGGGCGCTCGCGACCGAACCGAAGCTCGTGCTGCTGGACGAGCCGACGGCGGGGATGAACCCGCAGGAGACCCGGCAGGCGGAGCAGTTGATCTTCAAGATTCGCGACTCCGGCCTCGCTGTGGTGGTGATCGAGCACGACATGCGGTTCATCTTCAACCTCTGCGACCGGGTGCTGTGCCTGGTGCAGGGCAAGGCGTTGATCGAGGGGACACCGGCCGAGGTGCAGTCGGACCCGCGGGTGATCGAGGCCTACATCGGCACCGGGCCGGCCGAGGAACCGGCCGCCGCAACGACCGGCCCGGATCCGACCGGCGGTAGGACCGCACCGGAGCCGACCGGGAGGCCCGCACCGGATGAGGGGGACCGCCATGCTTGAGGTCAAGGACCTGAAGGTCGCCTACGGCCGGGTCCGCGCCGTCAAGGGGATCACCTTCAAGGTCGAGCAGGGCCAGGTGGTCACCCTGGTGGGCACCAACGGTGCCGGCAAGACGACCACGCTGAAGACCATCTCCGGCCTGCTGCGGCCCGAGTCCGGCGAGATCTGGTTCGACGGGAAGCGGATCGACGGCGTCCCCGCACACGAGGTGCTGACCCGCGGTCTGGCGCAGTCGCCCGAGGGGCGGCGGATCTTCCCGCGGCTGACGGTCGAGGACAACCTGCGGCTGGGCGCCTTCGCCCGCCGGGACAAGGCGGGGATAGCCAAGGACCTGGCGCGGGTGTTCGCCCTGTTCGACATCCTCGAGGCGCGGCGGGCCCAACCCGCCGGTACCTTCTCCGGGGGCGAGCAGCAGATGCTGGCGATCGGCCGGGCGATGATGAGCCGACCGAAGCTGCTGATGCTGGACGAGCCGTCGATGGGGCTCTCGCCGCTGATGATGCAGCGGATCATGTCCACCATCGTCGAGCTCAAGTCCGAGGGTGTCACCATCCTGCTGGTGGAACAGAACGCGCAGGCGGCGCTGTCGCTCGCCGACTACGGCTACGTGCTGGAGGTCGGCAGGATCGTGCTCGAGAACACCGGCAGAAACCTGCTGGTCGACGAGGCGGTCCGCAAGGCCTACCTGGGTGAGGACTGAGCTCGCTGGGCGCCGGCCAGCAGGTCGACCGGCGTAGCCCGGGCCGGTGCCAGCTGACAGGTGACCCGGGCTGTCGCGATCCGCTCACCGGTGTCGTCGGTCAGCGCCACGTCGTAGCTGACCACCGTACGGCCGAGCCGCAGCGCCGTCGCCGTGCCGGTGACCCAGCCCTCGGCCACCGAACGGTGGTGGGTGGCGTTGATGTCGACACCGAAGGCGAGCCGGTCCGGCAGCGCGTGGCTGGCGGCGCCGATCGACGCCAGCGTCTCCGCCAGCACGCAGGAGGCGCCCCCGTGCCATAGGCCCATCGGCTGGGTGTTGCCCTGGACCGGCATCCGGCCGACCACCCGTTCGGCGGACAGCTCGAGCACCTCAAGCCCCATCTTCTCGTCCAGCGCGCTGCGGACGTTGAGGAACCACTCCGGCAGGTCGGTCGTCATGAGCGTCAGCATAGGTGCCCGGCCGGACGGTGGCGGTGGGCTGTCTGAGGTCGCGGATAGAGTCTGAGCTGTGCCGACCGTCAAGAAGCCGCCGACCGCCAGCCCCAGCACCGCGACCGCGGACGGGTCGACCGAACGTCCCAAGCTGCTCTTGATCGATGGGCACTCGGTGGCCTACCGGGCGTTCTTCGCGCTGCCGGTGGAGAACTTCTCCACCACCACCGGACAGCACACCAACGCCGTCTACGGCTTCACCTCGATGCTGATCAACGTGCTCCGGGATGAGCGGCCGACCCATCTCGCGGTCGCCTTCGACGTCTCCCGACAGACCTTCCGGTCGGAGGTCTACACCGAGTACAAGGCGAACCGCTCCAAGGCGCCGGACGAGTTCCGCGGCCAGGTCGACCTGATCAAGGAGGTACTGACCGCCCTCAACATCGTGCACCTGGAGAAGGAGGGGTTCGAGGCCGACGACATCATCGGCACGCTCGCCACCCGGGCAGCCGCAGCCGACATGGACGTGCTGATCTGCACCGGCGACCGGGACGCGCTGCAGCTGGTCTCGGACCGGGTCACCGTGTTGTACCCGCGCAAGGGCGTCTCCGACCTGGCCCGGATGACTCCGGCTGCCGTGCAGGAGAAATACCTGGTCACCCCCCGGCGTTACCCCGACCTGGCAGCACTGGTGGGGGAGAGCAGCGACAACCTGCCCGGCGTGCCCGGGGTGGGGCCGAAGACGGCGGCCAAGTGGCTGGAGCAGTTCGACGGTCTGGAGCACCTGCTGGTGTCGGCCGGCGAGATCAAGGGCAAGGCCGGCGAGGCCCTCCGGGAGCGGCTCGACGACGTCCGCCGCAACCGGCAGGTCAACGCCCTGGTGCTCGACCTCGAGCTGCCGTTCACCGTCGACGACTTCCTCCGCCGGGACTGGGACCGTGAGGCGGTCCACCAGCTCTTCGACGGCCTGGAGTTCCGGGTGCTGCGGGACCGGCTGCTGGAGACCCTGCCCAACGAGGAGCCGCAGCCGGAGGGCGGGTTCGAGGTGACCGGGCAGATCCTGGCCGCAGGGGAGCTGCCCGGATGGCTGCAGCGGCACGCCGCCGGCGCGCGGACCGGCGTCGACGTCATCGGCCACTGGGGGTCGGGGACCGGTGACATCGGCGCGCTCGCGCTGGCGGCCGCCGACGGCGCCGCCGCCTACGTCGAGGTGACCGAGCTCGGCCCCGAGGACGAGAACGCGCTGGCCGCCTGGCTGGCCGACCCCACCCGGCCCAAGGCGCTGCACGACACCAAGGGACCGCTGCTGGCCGCCTGGGCCCGGGGCTGGGACCTGCTGGGGATCACCTCCGACACCCAGCTGGCCGCCTACCTGACCCGGCCCGACCAGCGCACCTTCGACCTGGCCGACCTCACCGTCCGCTACCTGAAGCGGGAGCTCCGGGTGGAGACGGCCGGGGTCCCGGCCACCCAGGACCAGCTCGCCCTCGACTTCGGCGACGATGACTCCGGCGCCAAGGTGGCGGCCGAGGCGGCGATGGTCCGGGCCCGAGCCGTGATCGACCTCGCCGAGGCGCTGGACGCCGGCATCGAGGAGCGGAACGAGACGGCGCTGCTGCGGGACGTGGAGCTGCCGCTGGTGCGCACCCTGGCGCGGATGGAGAAGACCGGCGTCGCCATCGACCTGGACCACCTGCACCAGTTGGAGTCCGAGTTCGACTCGACGGTCAACCGCGCCGCCGACGAGGCGTTCCGGGTGCTCGGCAAGCAGATCAACCTGGGGTCGCCGAAGCAGCTGCAGGTGGTGCTCTTCGACGAGCTGGGGATGCCGAAGACCCGCAAGACGCGGACCGGCTACACCACCGACGCCGAGGCGCTGCAGCAGCTCTACGTCAAGACCGGGCATCCGTTCCTGGAGCAGATGCTGATCCACCGCGACGCGATCCGGCTGCGCCAGACCGTCGAGGGCCTGCTCAAGTCGGTCGCCGACGACGGCCGGATCCACACCACCTACGTGCAGACCATCGCCGCCACCGGGCGACTGTCCAGCACCGACCCGAACCTGCAGAACATCCCGATCCGGACCGAGGAGGGGCGCCGGATCCGGGAGGCGTTCGTCGTCGGCGAGGGCTTCGAGTCGCTGCTGACCGCCGACTACTCCCAGATCGAGATGCGGATCATGGCTCATGCCAGCGCCGACGCCGGGCTGATCGAGGCGTTCCGCTCGGGCGAGGACTTCCACACCGTGATGGCGGCCAGGGTCTTCGGCGTCCCCGCCGACC is a window from the Microlunatus panaciterrae genome containing:
- a CDS encoding ABC transporter ATP-binding protein, producing the protein MTQAEADTQALLTVENVTMRFGGLVAVDSVNFHVNPGEIVGLIGPNGAGKTTFFNCLTGLYLPTTGRVVFDGAVLPPKPRKVVKAGMARTFQNIRLFGNMTALENVMVGRYCRTSSGAFTSIIRGPKFRREERETRARAQELLDFVGLSTVTDHLARNLSYGDQRRLEIARALATEPKLVLLDEPTAGMNPQETRQAEQLIFKIRDSGLAVVVIEHDMRFIFNLCDRVLCLVQGKALIEGTPAEVQSDPRVIEAYIGTGPAEEPAAATTGPDPTGGRTAPEPTGRPAPDEGDRHA
- a CDS encoding ABC transporter ATP-binding protein, whose translation is MLEVKDLKVAYGRVRAVKGITFKVEQGQVVTLVGTNGAGKTTTLKTISGLLRPESGEIWFDGKRIDGVPAHEVLTRGLAQSPEGRRIFPRLTVEDNLRLGAFARRDKAGIAKDLARVFALFDILEARRAQPAGTFSGGEQQMLAIGRAMMSRPKLLMLDEPSMGLSPLMMQRIMSTIVELKSEGVTILLVEQNAQAALSLADYGYVLEVGRIVLENTGRNLLVDEAVRKAYLGED
- a CDS encoding PaaI family thioesterase → MTTDLPEWFLNVRSALDEKMGLEVLELSAERVVGRMPVQGNTQPMGLWHGGASCVLAETLASIGAASHALPDRLAFGVDINATHHRSVAEGWVTGTATALRLGRTVVSYDVALTDDTGERIATARVTCQLAPARATPVDLLAGAQRAQSSPR
- the polA gene encoding DNA polymerase I codes for the protein MPTVKKPPTASPSTATADGSTERPKLLLIDGHSVAYRAFFALPVENFSTTTGQHTNAVYGFTSMLINVLRDERPTHLAVAFDVSRQTFRSEVYTEYKANRSKAPDEFRGQVDLIKEVLTALNIVHLEKEGFEADDIIGTLATRAAAADMDVLICTGDRDALQLVSDRVTVLYPRKGVSDLARMTPAAVQEKYLVTPRRYPDLAALVGESSDNLPGVPGVGPKTAAKWLEQFDGLEHLLVSAGEIKGKAGEALRERLDDVRRNRQVNALVLDLELPFTVDDFLRRDWDREAVHQLFDGLEFRVLRDRLLETLPNEEPQPEGGFEVTGQILAAGELPGWLQRHAAGARTGVDVIGHWGSGTGDIGALALAAADGAAAYVEVTELGPEDENALAAWLADPTRPKALHDTKGPLLAAWARGWDLLGITSDTQLAAYLTRPDQRTFDLADLTVRYLKRELRVETAGVPATQDQLALDFGDDDSGAKVAAEAAMVRARAVIDLAEALDAGIEERNETALLRDVELPLVRTLARMEKTGVAIDLDHLHQLESEFDSTVNRAADEAFRVLGKQINLGSPKQLQVVLFDELGMPKTRKTRTGYTTDAEALQQLYVKTGHPFLEQMLIHRDAIRLRQTVEGLLKSVADDGRIHTTYVQTIAATGRLSSTDPNLQNIPIRTEEGRRIREAFVVGEGFESLLTADYSQIEMRIMAHASADAGLIEAFRSGEDFHTVMAARVFGVPADQVDTAQRAKIKAMNYGLAYGLSAYGLSQQLGIEVSEAKGLMDEYFERFGGVRDYLRSLVAEARRTQYTETMLGRRRYLPDLNSDNRQRREMAERMALNAPIQGSAADIIKVAMLKVERAIDAAGMRSRMLLQVHDELVFEAAPGEAAALEELVREQMGHAAEMTVALDVSVGTGRSWHEAAH